Proteins found in one Nocardia brasiliensis ATCC 700358 genomic segment:
- a CDS encoding AraC family transcriptional regulator — translation MTQEVGVTARTVPIDFVRAAVVTAARQEVDFEQLLGSVGVAPELLAQDRARVTVDQMATTVRELWRISDDELFGLGPAPLPRGSIRLVGFGLIGCADLGAAIERFFEYRRLLPGLPPMTMTTTDANTRFTPDTREVAEGNELLTTFLLAGVHRTIAWGIGRRVPLRQVEFPYPRPRNLDDYALVFDAPLVFDAPIAALTFASDLLAAPITRTEDELIAWTRNAPTDVLSRREYGSSLAEQVRKILARGLRGDRDAGERWPSADEVAKRLAMSPQTVRRKLAEQATSITQIREDILRDAAVASLVRGEETVEALSARLGFSEPSAFRRAFRRWTGSPPGSYRGAAEQR, via the coding sequence GTGACGCAGGAGGTAGGGGTGACGGCCAGGACGGTGCCGATCGACTTCGTGCGGGCCGCCGTCGTCACCGCCGCCCGGCAGGAGGTCGACTTCGAGCAATTGCTCGGCAGCGTGGGGGTGGCGCCGGAGTTGCTCGCCCAGGATCGCGCCCGGGTGACCGTCGATCAGATGGCCACCACCGTGCGTGAACTCTGGCGGATCAGCGACGACGAATTGTTCGGTCTCGGTCCGGCGCCGCTACCGCGCGGATCCATTCGGTTGGTCGGCTTCGGGCTGATCGGTTGCGCGGATCTCGGGGCGGCGATCGAGCGGTTCTTCGAATATCGGCGCCTGCTGCCCGGTCTGCCGCCGATGACGATGACCACCACCGACGCGAACACCCGCTTCACCCCCGACACCCGGGAGGTGGCCGAGGGCAACGAGTTACTGACTACGTTCCTGCTCGCCGGGGTGCACCGGACGATCGCCTGGGGCATCGGCCGCCGAGTTCCGTTGCGGCAGGTCGAGTTCCCCTATCCGCGGCCACGCAACCTCGACGACTATGCCCTCGTCTTCGACGCCCCGCTCGTTTTCGACGCGCCCATCGCGGCGCTCACCTTCGCCAGTGACCTGCTTGCGGCGCCGATCACCCGCACCGAGGACGAGCTGATCGCCTGGACCCGCAACGCGCCCACCGACGTGCTCTCCCGCCGCGAATACGGCAGTTCACTCGCCGAGCAGGTGCGCAAGATTCTCGCCCGCGGGCTGCGCGGTGACCGCGACGCGGGCGAGCGCTGGCCGAGCGCCGACGAGGTGGCCAAGCGGCTTGCGATGAGCCCACAGACGGTGCGCCGCAAGCTCGCTGAGCAAGCCACCTCGATCACCCAGATCCGTGAGGACATCCTGCGTGACGCCGCGGTGGCGAGCCTGGTGCGGGGCGAGGAGACGGTGGAGGCGCTGTCGGCCCGGCTCGGCTTCTCCGAACCCAGCGCCTTCCGGCGCGCGTTCCGCCGCTGGACCGGCAGCCCGCCCGGCTCCTACCGTGGCGCCGCCGAACAACGCTGA
- a CDS encoding DUF937 domain-containing protein — protein sequence MTSFDDLLSQVPIAQIAEKLGVDQNTATAAVSAALPTLLGGLQANATKPEGAASLVDALDNHGELVEGEGTVDIDKVDVNDGSKIVENVFGTEKNTVISALGATEGTGGNDLIAKLMPILAPIVLAYLAKQMTGGGGAAAPQQQTQAGNGGIGDILGGLLGGSGKSGGIGGAIGEALAKNAGGALGNVLGGLFGGKR from the coding sequence ATGACTTCCTTCGATGATTTGCTCTCCCAGGTACCTATCGCCCAGATCGCCGAGAAGCTCGGCGTCGACCAGAACACCGCGACAGCGGCGGTCAGCGCGGCCCTGCCGACGCTGCTCGGCGGACTGCAGGCGAACGCGACCAAACCCGAAGGCGCGGCGTCCCTGGTCGACGCGCTGGACAACCACGGGGAACTCGTCGAGGGCGAGGGCACGGTCGACATCGACAAGGTCGACGTGAACGACGGCTCGAAGATCGTCGAGAACGTCTTCGGCACCGAGAAGAACACGGTGATCAGCGCGCTCGGCGCGACCGAGGGCACCGGCGGCAACGACCTGATCGCCAAGCTGATGCCGATCCTCGCTCCGATCGTGCTCGCGTATCTGGCCAAGCAGATGACCGGCGGCGGCGGTGCCGCGGCGCCGCAGCAGCAGACCCAGGCCGGCAACGGCGGTATCGGGGACATCCTCGGCGGCCTGCTCGGCGGCAGCGGCAAGAGCGGCGGCATCGGCGGCGCGATCGGCGAGGCGCTGGCCAAGAATGCCGGCGGCGCACTGGGCAACGTGCTCGGTGGCCTGTTCGGCGGAAAGCGCTGA
- the dusB gene encoding tRNA dihydrouridine synthase DusB translates to MTTEATSALRIGPYPVDPAVVLAPMAGITNLAFRKLCREFGSPTSIYVCEMITARAVVERNEKTLDMMSFDADESPRSMQLYGVDPATLSEAVRIIVGEGWADHIDMNFGCPVPKVTRLGGGAALPYKRALFSRIVQAMVRAAEPAGVPVTVKFRIGIDDEHLTYLDAGRIAEAEGAKAVALHARTAAQRYSGQADWTAIARLKEAVTTIPVLGNGDIFSAADAVRMMDETGCDGVVVGRGCLGRPWLFAELQAALRGEPLPAAPNLGRVGEVLYRHGALLSEHLGEDKAMRDLRKHMAWYLMGFPVGADLRRAFATVSRLTELEDLVGQLDPTAPFPKDAEGPRGRQGSPGKVALPHGWLDDPADPAVPQGADVMHSGG, encoded by the coding sequence ATGACTACCGAAGCGACGAGTGCACTGCGGATCGGGCCGTATCCGGTCGATCCGGCGGTGGTGCTCGCGCCGATGGCGGGCATCACGAATCTGGCGTTCCGCAAGCTGTGCCGCGAATTCGGTAGCCCGACCTCGATCTATGTCTGCGAGATGATCACCGCCAGGGCGGTGGTCGAGCGCAACGAGAAGACGCTGGACATGATGTCCTTCGACGCGGACGAGTCGCCGCGCTCGATGCAGCTCTACGGCGTGGACCCGGCCACCCTCAGCGAGGCCGTGCGGATCATCGTCGGCGAAGGCTGGGCCGATCACATCGACATGAACTTCGGCTGCCCGGTGCCCAAGGTCACCCGGCTCGGCGGCGGGGCCGCGCTGCCGTACAAGCGCGCCCTGTTCAGCCGGATCGTGCAGGCCATGGTGCGTGCCGCCGAGCCGGCGGGCGTGCCGGTGACGGTGAAGTTCCGGATCGGCATCGATGACGAGCACCTCACCTACCTGGACGCCGGGCGGATCGCCGAGGCCGAGGGAGCGAAAGCGGTTGCGCTGCACGCCAGGACCGCCGCACAGCGCTACTCCGGCCAGGCGGACTGGACGGCCATCGCCCGGCTGAAGGAAGCGGTCACCACGATCCCGGTGCTCGGCAACGGCGATATCTTCTCCGCCGCCGACGCCGTGCGCATGATGGACGAAACCGGCTGCGACGGTGTGGTAGTCGGTCGCGGCTGCCTCGGCCGCCCGTGGCTGTTCGCGGAGCTGCAGGCCGCGCTGCGCGGCGAGCCGCTGCCTGCGGCGCCGAACCTGGGCCGGGTCGGCGAGGTGCTGTACCGGCACGGTGCGCTGCTGTCGGAACACCTCGGCGAGGACAAAGCGATGCGCGACCTGCGCAAGCACATGGCCTGGTACCTGATGGGCTTCCCGGTCGGCGCCGACCTGCGCCGCGCCTTCGCCACCGTGTCGCGGCTCACCGAGCTGGAAGACCTTGTGGGCCAGCTCGATCCGACGGCCCCGTTCCCGAAGGACGCCGAGGGGCCGCGCGGTAGACAGGGCTCCCCCGGCAAAGTCGCGCTGCCGCATGGCTGGTTGGACGATCCGGCGGATCCCGCGGTCCCGCAGGGCGCCGACGTGATGCACAGCGGTGGCTGA
- a CDS encoding SDR family oxidoreductase, whose translation MGSLDGRVAIVTGAGRGIGRAHALLLAAEGAAVVVNDLGGDNEGIGADAGPAQQVVDEIVAAGGRAVADTASVADWSGAKALVDQAITTFGGVDVLVNNAGILRDAFIAAMDETQWDAVLAVHLKGHFAVLHHAAAYWKAESKAGRPVAASVINTASASGTFLPNPGQANYGAAKAGIAALTQVAALELERYGVRANAIAPVARTRLTLATPGMGAMFAEEVPAGEFDAFAPENISPLVAYLAQEKCPITGKVFAVQGGAISVLAGWTAAATIETGGPWELADLADRLPDLG comes from the coding sequence ATGGGTTCGCTGGACGGACGCGTCGCGATCGTCACCGGCGCGGGCCGCGGCATCGGCCGCGCGCACGCGCTGCTGCTGGCCGCGGAAGGCGCCGCCGTCGTGGTCAACGACCTCGGCGGCGACAACGAGGGCATCGGCGCCGACGCCGGTCCCGCGCAACAGGTGGTCGACGAGATCGTCGCGGCGGGCGGTCGCGCCGTCGCCGACACCGCGAGCGTCGCCGACTGGTCGGGCGCGAAAGCCCTTGTGGACCAGGCGATCACCACCTTCGGCGGAGTGGACGTCCTGGTCAACAACGCGGGCATCCTGCGCGACGCGTTCATCGCCGCGATGGACGAGACGCAGTGGGACGCGGTGCTCGCGGTGCATCTGAAGGGTCATTTCGCGGTGCTGCACCACGCCGCCGCGTATTGGAAGGCAGAGTCGAAGGCGGGCCGGCCGGTCGCCGCTTCCGTGATCAACACCGCCTCGGCCTCGGGCACCTTCCTGCCGAACCCCGGCCAGGCCAACTACGGCGCGGCCAAGGCGGGCATCGCCGCGTTGACCCAGGTCGCCGCGCTCGAGCTGGAGCGATACGGCGTGCGCGCCAACGCGATCGCGCCCGTCGCCCGCACCCGGCTCACCCTGGCCACGCCGGGTATGGGCGCGATGTTCGCCGAGGAGGTGCCCGCGGGCGAGTTCGATGCCTTTGCGCCGGAGAACATCTCACCCCTCGTCGCCTATCTCGCCCAGGAGAAGTGCCCGATCACCGGCAAGGTCTTCGCGGTTCAGGGCGGGGCCATCTCGGTGCTCGCCGGCTGGACCGCCGCCGCGACGATCGAGACGGGCGGGCCGTGGGAACTCGCCGACCTGGCCGACCGGCTGCCGGATCTCGGCTGA
- a CDS encoding ArsR/SmtB family transcription factor has product MVTAATVFQVLAEPNRLAILEVLRAGESPVGALVAELGLSQPAVSKHLRVLKEAGLVEVRVDAQRRLYRIRPEPLVELDDWLAPYRRMWHTHLDLLEEHLDRRRRS; this is encoded by the coding sequence TTGGTGACCGCGGCGACTGTCTTCCAAGTGCTGGCCGAACCGAATCGGCTGGCGATTCTGGAGGTGTTGCGGGCGGGGGAGTCCCCGGTGGGGGCGTTGGTGGCGGAGTTGGGGCTCAGTCAGCCGGCGGTGTCCAAGCATCTGCGGGTGCTGAAGGAGGCGGGGCTGGTGGAGGTGCGGGTCGACGCACAGCGCCGGCTGTACCGGATCAGGCCGGAACCGCTGGTGGAACTGGACGATTGGCTGGCCCCGTATCGCCGGATGTGGCACACCCATCTGGATCTACTCGAAGAGCATCTCGATCGGAGGAGACGATCATGA
- a CDS encoding SRPBCC domain-containing protein, translating to MTEAQLRTDGERPAVRLERELVDPPPVVWQALTDREQLRAWFPCDVQVTGGVWRVGATIGFDFGDESGLTLDGEVLAVDEPKLLAFSWGDERLRFELAPHGSGTHLVLVNELAPDAAARNAAGWDACLDQLAGLEPGDWKPRFEAYSAVFEPLIGPQSGPPIA from the coding sequence ATGACCGAGGCCCAGTTACGGACCGACGGCGAACGACCCGCGGTGCGGTTGGAGCGGGAGCTGGTCGATCCGCCGCCGGTGGTGTGGCAGGCGCTGACCGACCGGGAACAGCTGCGCGCGTGGTTCCCGTGTGACGTGCAGGTGACCGGCGGGGTGTGGCGGGTCGGCGCGACGATCGGCTTCGATTTCGGTGACGAGAGCGGACTGACGCTCGACGGCGAGGTGCTCGCGGTCGACGAGCCGAAGCTCTTGGCGTTCAGCTGGGGCGACGAGCGTCTGCGTTTCGAGTTGGCGCCGCACGGCAGTGGCACGCACCTGGTGCTCGTCAACGAACTGGCGCCGGACGCCGCGGCCCGCAATGCCGCGGGCTGGGATGCCTGCCTCGATCAGCTCGCCGGCCTGGAACCCGGCGACTGGAAGCCGCGCTTCGAGGCCTACTCCGCCGTGTTCGAGCCGCTGATCGGTCCGCAGTCCGGCCCGCCGATCGCCTGA
- a CDS encoding TetR/AcrR family transcriptional regulator: MARQQERARRTRAAIIRSAAVEFGKSGYAAASLNRILEGSRATKGAMYFHFDSKEDLARAVLETAVERYRASAERWLARTDLGPLDILHGMIDEMALRLEHDIIVQAEYRLIIEPDFYRDVQSGGGRILGRATRALAVRAIDQGQLRPGADADRFTRTLVAALAGQRYLVDAHGTGIDLRTRFEEALEVVIESMATPEWAEKFRNDGWRTQARLEELSLGL; the protein is encoded by the coding sequence ATGGCACGGCAGCAAGAGCGGGCCCGCCGGACACGTGCGGCGATTATCAGGTCCGCCGCCGTTGAGTTCGGGAAGAGCGGCTATGCCGCTGCATCGCTCAACCGCATATTGGAAGGGTCGCGTGCCACCAAGGGCGCCATGTACTTCCATTTCGATTCCAAGGAAGATCTCGCGCGCGCGGTCCTCGAGACGGCGGTCGAGCGCTACCGCGCCTCGGCCGAGCGCTGGCTCGCGCGAACAGATCTCGGACCCCTCGACATCCTGCACGGCATGATCGACGAGATGGCATTGCGGCTCGAGCACGACATCATCGTGCAGGCCGAATACCGGTTGATCATCGAACCCGACTTCTATCGGGACGTGCAATCCGGCGGCGGGCGAATACTCGGGCGCGCCACCCGCGCGCTCGCCGTCCGCGCCATCGACCAAGGACAACTACGGCCCGGCGCCGACGCCGATCGGTTCACCCGAACCCTCGTCGCCGCCCTGGCCGGCCAGCGCTACCTGGTCGACGCCCACGGCACCGGGATCGACCTGCGGACCCGATTCGAGGAAGCGCTCGAAGTGGTCATCGAGTCCATGGCCACCCCCGAATGGGCCGAGAAGTTCCGCAACGACGGCTGGCGCACCCAAGCCCGCCTCGAAGAGCTCAGTTTGGGGCTTTGA
- a CDS encoding GAP family protein, translated as MVPLLLALAGFALLDSLDVLLVGLTTAVVADSRLGRRSPVPGGLSFIAGVFAVTTAFGICTVLGLTFLTELVSFELTPAVRYWGELVLGVVLIALSRVPVTTRDEPPAWASTLRRRPWLFGFVGMAIGLAQAPTAVPYLAGLAMISARHPSFWPLLVVAYCALALLPPLLVLSLSLRRTPRARRVYRAIVRFLTRHVPRVLRVLFVVFGIVLVFDALVHLW; from the coding sequence ATGGTGCCTCTCCTGCTCGCGCTCGCCGGATTCGCGCTGCTGGATTCGCTCGACGTGCTGCTGGTGGGGTTGACCACGGCGGTGGTGGCCGACAGTCGTCTGGGCCGCCGGTCTCCGGTGCCGGGCGGATTGAGTTTCATCGCAGGGGTTTTCGCGGTCACCACCGCGTTCGGCATCTGCACGGTGCTCGGCCTGACCTTCCTCACCGAGCTGGTGTCGTTCGAACTCACACCGGCGGTGCGATATTGGGGCGAGCTGGTGCTGGGCGTGGTGCTGATCGCGCTCAGCCGAGTCCCGGTGACCACGCGCGACGAGCCGCCCGCGTGGGCCTCGACACTGCGTCGAAGACCGTGGCTGTTCGGTTTCGTGGGGATGGCGATCGGTCTGGCGCAGGCGCCGACCGCGGTCCCGTATCTGGCCGGGCTGGCCATGATCTCGGCTCGGCACCCATCGTTTTGGCCGCTGCTCGTGGTCGCCTACTGTGCGCTCGCGCTGTTGCCGCCGCTGCTGGTGCTGTCGCTGTCGCTGCGCCGGACGCCCCGGGCCAGACGCGTCTACCGCGCCATCGTCCGCTTCTTGACCCGTCACGTGCCGCGCGTGCTGCGCGTTCTTTTCGTGGTCTTCGGCATAGTCCTCGTGTTCGATGCGCTCGTGCACCTGTGGTGA
- a CDS encoding type II toxin-antitoxin system Rv0910 family toxin — protein sequence MALAKVSKEFPVAPDRVWTVLTDPHRFEQWLTVHTKWKELPPAQLSAGATMTEVLSIMGMANTITFTVVDYDAPNTTKFSGTGMAGAQISFTLTVTPQGDNNSLVTIDAEFISQMMVGAIGGAIERASTRELDASLTKLAGLLA from the coding sequence ATGGCACTTGCCAAGGTATCCAAGGAGTTTCCCGTCGCACCGGACCGGGTGTGGACGGTGCTGACCGACCCGCACCGCTTCGAGCAGTGGCTGACAGTGCACACCAAATGGAAAGAGCTGCCGCCCGCGCAGCTGTCCGCGGGCGCGACCATGACCGAGGTGCTCTCCATCATGGGGATGGCCAACACGATCACCTTCACCGTCGTCGACTACGACGCCCCCAACACCACGAAGTTCTCCGGCACCGGCATGGCGGGCGCGCAGATCAGCTTCACGCTGACCGTGACGCCCCAGGGCGACAACAACTCTCTGGTCACCATCGACGCCGAGTTCATCAGCCAGATGATGGTCGGTGCGATCGGCGGGGCGATCGAACGCGCCTCGACCCGGGAACTCGACGCCTCGCTCACCAAGCTCGCCGGCCTGCTCGCCTGA
- a CDS encoding lipid-transfer protein yields the protein MTNRVFVIGVGMTKFEKPGRREGWDYPAMAREAGEHALADAGIRYDQVAEAYVGYVYGDSTSGQRAIYELGLTGLPVVNVNNNCSTGSSALFLAAKAIRGGEADCAMALGFEKMQSGSLEAGFTDREQPLLRHIEALAQLRDFALPVAPWMFGAAGVEHMERYGSTRTHFAKIAEKNHRHSANNPYAQFQNAYTLDEITAAKMVYEPLGLTRLQCSPTSDGSGAAVLASERFVEEHDLGARAVEIVGQAMVTDLESSFATKTARSLVGVDMTAAAARKVYAQADIGPDDLDVIELHDCFSPNELLTYEALGLCGEGEGHKLVDAADTTYGGRWVVNPSGGLISKGHPLGATGLAQCAELTWQLRGDAAARQVAGAKVALAHNIGLGGAAIVTAYRPADR from the coding sequence ATGACCAACAGAGTCTTCGTCATCGGTGTCGGCATGACGAAGTTCGAGAAGCCGGGCCGCCGCGAAGGGTGGGACTACCCGGCGATGGCGCGGGAGGCGGGCGAGCACGCGCTGGCGGATGCGGGCATTCGCTACGACCAAGTGGCCGAGGCGTACGTCGGCTACGTCTACGGCGACTCGACCAGCGGACAGCGCGCCATCTACGAGCTCGGGCTGACCGGCCTGCCGGTGGTCAACGTGAACAACAACTGCTCCACCGGTTCCTCGGCGCTCTTCTTGGCGGCCAAGGCGATTCGCGGCGGCGAGGCCGACTGCGCCATGGCGCTCGGCTTCGAGAAGATGCAATCGGGTTCGCTGGAGGCGGGTTTCACCGATCGGGAACAGCCGCTGCTGCGCCACATCGAGGCGCTGGCGCAGCTGCGGGACTTCGCGCTGCCGGTGGCACCGTGGATGTTCGGCGCGGCCGGCGTCGAACACATGGAGCGATACGGCTCCACCCGAACGCATTTCGCGAAGATCGCGGAGAAGAACCACCGGCACTCCGCGAACAACCCGTACGCGCAGTTCCAGAACGCGTACACGCTCGACGAGATCACCGCGGCCAAGATGGTTTACGAGCCGCTCGGGCTGACCAGATTGCAGTGCTCGCCGACCTCCGACGGTTCCGGCGCGGCGGTGCTCGCGAGCGAACGCTTCGTCGAGGAGCACGATCTCGGCGCCCGCGCGGTCGAGATCGTCGGGCAGGCCATGGTGACCGACCTCGAATCCAGCTTCGCCACGAAGACGGCACGGTCGCTGGTCGGCGTCGACATGACCGCCGCCGCAGCCCGAAAGGTCTACGCGCAGGCCGATATCGGACCCGACGATCTCGACGTGATCGAGTTGCACGACTGCTTCTCGCCCAACGAGTTGCTCACCTACGAGGCGCTCGGCCTGTGCGGTGAGGGCGAGGGGCACAAGCTGGTGGACGCCGCGGACACGACCTACGGCGGTCGCTGGGTGGTCAATCCCTCAGGTGGCCTCATCTCCAAGGGCCATCCGCTCGGCGCCACCGGACTCGCGCAATGCGCCGAACTCACCTGGCAGCTGCGCGGCGACGCGGCGGCCAGACAGGTCGCGGGCGCGAAAGTCGCTCTCGCACACAACATCGGCCTCGGCGGCGCCGCCATCGTCACCGCCTACCGGCCTGCCGACCGCTGA
- a CDS encoding MaoC/PaaZ C-terminal domain-containing protein: MQGQQTDGTDFDLERLGSWCATDTFEVTRERAIAYAAATNDPIADHIAGISAPPVFAVVPVTALMADAAMSVVPDELMLQILHGEHDFRFHRPIEPGETLAVRARPIGIEGKASGVVVTAHLETHSVDRGDLVNEQYFVAFFRGGTFDGRRGEPSPAHAFDERLRTRAPDWTAAQTFDADQTFRYAEAAGDPMPIHLDDDFAKAMGLPGIIVHGLCTIAFVSHALLTRISPEAPARLKRLAVRLSSPAQPGQTISTSAWSAGRGRYVFETRSDSGKFVIQDGLAEFAHAQEETT; encoded by the coding sequence ATGCAGGGACAGCAGACGGACGGGACGGATTTCGACCTCGAGCGGCTCGGTAGCTGGTGCGCGACCGACACCTTCGAGGTGACCCGAGAGCGCGCCATCGCCTATGCCGCCGCGACCAACGATCCGATCGCCGACCACATCGCGGGGATATCCGCGCCACCGGTCTTCGCCGTGGTGCCCGTCACCGCGCTGATGGCCGATGCCGCGATGTCGGTGGTGCCGGACGAGCTGATGCTGCAGATCCTGCACGGCGAGCACGATTTCCGCTTCCATCGGCCGATCGAGCCGGGTGAGACGCTGGCGGTGCGGGCACGGCCGATCGGGATCGAGGGCAAGGCGTCGGGGGTGGTCGTCACCGCGCACCTCGAGACGCACAGCGTCGACCGCGGCGACCTCGTCAACGAGCAGTATTTCGTCGCATTCTTCCGCGGCGGCACGTTCGACGGGCGCCGCGGCGAGCCGAGCCCGGCGCACGCCTTCGACGAGCGGTTACGCACCCGGGCGCCGGACTGGACCGCGGCGCAGACCTTCGACGCCGACCAGACCTTCCGCTACGCCGAGGCCGCGGGCGATCCGATGCCGATTCACCTCGACGACGATTTCGCCAAGGCGATGGGCCTGCCGGGCATCATCGTGCACGGCCTGTGCACCATCGCGTTCGTCTCGCACGCGTTGCTCACCCGGATCAGCCCGGAGGCTCCGGCCCGGCTGAAAAGACTTGCGGTGCGCCTGAGTTCGCCTGCCCAGCCCGGCCAGACCATCAGCACCTCGGCCTGGTCGGCCGGTCGCGGCCGCTACGTCTTCGAAACCCGATCCGACAGCGGCAAGTTCGTCATCCAGGACGGGCTCGCCGAATTCGCGCACGCACAAGAGGAAACGACATGA
- a CDS encoding SDR family oxidoreductase, with translation MTSAPKGEVSLAGKVVAITGGARGIGRATAEAFLGAGAAVAIGDIDVELVAKTAAELGADPGATIVGLPLNVTDRESFAAFLDTLEKALGPLDVLVNNAGIMPTGLFADEDEAMTDRILDINLRGVIHGSRLATRRFLARGSGHLINIASLAGTQGFPGLATYCATKHAVVGFTAALHLEMKEHGVHVSAVLPGIVRTELSAGANMPNWIEPMTTVDPADVAQAIVRTVAKEKPLVTVPRRLAAIIKTAQLLPYRAQLVVARITGATTAYAQPDPVIRERYHRRLRGQ, from the coding sequence ATGACCAGTGCACCGAAGGGCGAGGTCTCGCTCGCCGGAAAGGTCGTCGCGATCACCGGCGGCGCCCGCGGCATCGGCCGGGCCACCGCGGAGGCGTTTCTCGGTGCGGGCGCCGCGGTGGCGATCGGCGATATCGACGTGGAGCTGGTCGCCAAGACCGCCGCCGAACTCGGCGCCGATCCGGGCGCCACGATCGTCGGCCTGCCGTTGAACGTCACCGACCGCGAGTCGTTCGCCGCATTCCTAGACACGCTCGAAAAGGCGCTCGGGCCGTTGGATGTGCTGGTCAACAATGCGGGCATCATGCCGACCGGACTGTTCGCCGACGAGGACGAGGCGATGACGGATCGGATCCTCGACATCAACCTGCGCGGCGTGATCCACGGATCCCGGCTGGCCACCCGGCGTTTCCTGGCGCGCGGCAGCGGCCATCTCATCAATATCGCGTCGCTGGCCGGGACCCAGGGCTTTCCCGGACTGGCCACCTACTGCGCGACCAAGCACGCCGTGGTGGGTTTCACCGCGGCCCTGCACCTGGAGATGAAGGAGCACGGCGTGCACGTCTCGGCGGTGCTGCCGGGCATCGTGCGCACCGAACTGTCCGCGGGCGCGAACATGCCGAACTGGATCGAGCCGATGACCACGGTGGACCCCGCCGATGTCGCACAGGCGATCGTGCGCACGGTGGCGAAGGAGAAGCCGCTGGTGACGGTGCCGCGCAGGTTGGCCGCGATCATCAAGACCGCGCAATTGCTGCCCTATCGCGCCCAGCTGGTCGTCGCGCGAATCACCGGGGCGACAACGGCTTACGCGCAGCCCGACCCGGTGATCAGGGAGCGCTACCACCGTCGGCTGCGCGGTCAGTAG
- a CDS encoding acyl-ACP desaturase, whose translation MARDLTQLELLTELEPVAEENVNRHLSLAKEWHPHDYVPWDEGRNFAALGGIDWDPEQSRLNEVAKAAMITNLLTEDNLPSYHREIAENFSQDGAWGTWVGRWTAEENRHGIVMRDYLVVTRGVDPVALEEARMIHMTNGFASPTEADAGFLHSVAYVTFQELATRVSHRNTGKVCDDPIADRMLQRVAADENLHMIFYRNMCGAALDLSPDQAIEAITLILENFQMPGAGMPNFRRNGVLMAKHGIYDLRQHLEEVVQPVLKKWNIFDRTDFTARGEAVRERLGLFLDKLGKDVLKFEEQRDRMLAREAAKAERQMASTAS comes from the coding sequence ATGGCAAGGGATCTGACTCAACTCGAGCTTCTGACGGAGTTGGAGCCGGTTGCCGAAGAGAACGTCAACCGGCACCTCTCCCTGGCAAAGGAATGGCATCCGCACGACTACGTCCCGTGGGATGAAGGCCGCAATTTCGCCGCACTCGGGGGTATCGACTGGGATCCGGAGCAGTCCCGGCTGAACGAGGTCGCGAAGGCGGCCATGATCACCAATCTGCTGACCGAAGACAACCTTCCGTCGTACCATCGCGAGATCGCCGAGAACTTCTCGCAGGACGGCGCGTGGGGCACCTGGGTCGGCCGGTGGACCGCCGAGGAGAACCGGCACGGCATCGTGATGCGGGACTACCTGGTGGTCACCCGCGGCGTCGACCCGGTCGCGCTCGAAGAAGCGCGAATGATCCACATGACCAACGGCTTCGCCTCCCCCACCGAGGCCGACGCGGGCTTCCTGCACTCGGTCGCGTACGTGACCTTCCAGGAACTGGCCACCCGAGTGAGCCACCGCAACACCGGCAAGGTCTGCGACGACCCGATCGCCGACCGCATGCTGCAGCGCGTCGCGGCCGACGAGAACCTGCACATGATCTTCTACCGCAACATGTGCGGCGCCGCCCTGGACCTGTCGCCGGATCAGGCGATCGAGGCGATCACGTTGATCCTGGAGAACTTCCAGATGCCCGGCGCCGGTATGCCGAACTTCCGCCGCAACGGCGTCCTGATGGCCAAGCACGGCATCTACGACCTGCGCCAGCACCTCGAAGAGGTGGTGCAGCCGGTACTGAAGAAGTGGAACATCTTCGACCGCACCGACTTCACCGCGCGCGGTGAGGCGGTCCGCGAGCGGCTGGGCCTGTTCCTGGACAAGCTCGGCAAGGACGTGCTGAAGTTCGAGGAACAGCGCGACCGCATGCTGGCCCGCGAGGCCGCGAAGGCCGAGCGCCAGATGGCAAGCACCGCCAGCTGA